The following are encoded together in the Nocardioides sp. Arc9.136 genome:
- a CDS encoding N-acetylmuramoyl-L-alanine amidase, giving the protein MSRSKDRFVTGCQQLLALGAVLAVLTPAARVLTLDVVHEAPGTPALGLGESNGVAVTGRLSTYAAEQAQQSVLPAEPVDPVVTEYALSAPANGRLARGALHARTRVQGRQAVVVAEPQPVRGYGAVGVTWQHGEEVADDAITFQVRTETGGAWTGWSAMAYHDEHGPDPDSAEARRARPGTDELLVGEVDRVQVRVRSEAGVPDDMRLAVVDPGEADDLTREAPALHATGGDAPAATDRTDTTDTAATAGGAMALSAAAYTPRPVVYSRAQWGANEKLRGATAPSYYEVHAGFVHHTVNANEYTRDEVPGILRSIYAYHTQSRGWSDVGYNFLVDRFGRIWEGRYGGIDRPVVGAHTLGYNENSFAMSAIGNFDVKQPSSAMVQAYGALFAWKLSLHGVDASSPSQVVGKKSFRAINGHRDAGSTACPGRYLYAKLGKIRALAAQDQIGWAGRERESDLVGTPHPDLLVRNATDGLAYVLPLVADEAGTVSTAAPVPTGIRVRGADALLSVGDWDRDGFGDMVVRTKATGVLKLRRGDGTGHFSKAVPIGSGFGGVSLLSAAGDMTGDGWPDLLGQPAGGAMRVYPGRGLEGLAASYVVHSRVSATQQVAVGRWDADGAPDSLLRVGNKLTLYPGNGPGGLTSPRALGLAVSAYDWLVGVSDVGLTGHADVVARSRADGRLWLLPGTPTGFGARVPLGEGASAYDLVG; this is encoded by the coding sequence ATGTCCAGGTCGAAGGACCGTTTCGTCACCGGTTGCCAGCAGCTGCTGGCCCTCGGTGCGGTGCTGGCCGTCCTGACCCCGGCAGCGCGGGTCCTCACCCTCGACGTCGTCCACGAAGCCCCGGGCACCCCGGCCCTCGGCCTGGGCGAGAGCAACGGCGTGGCGGTGACCGGGCGGCTCTCGACGTACGCCGCCGAGCAGGCCCAGCAGTCGGTGCTGCCGGCCGAGCCGGTCGACCCCGTCGTCACCGAGTACGCGCTGAGCGCGCCGGCGAACGGGCGACTGGCCAGGGGAGCCCTGCACGCCCGCACCCGGGTGCAGGGCCGGCAGGCCGTCGTGGTCGCCGAGCCGCAGCCGGTGCGCGGGTACGGCGCGGTCGGCGTCACCTGGCAGCACGGCGAGGAGGTCGCCGACGACGCGATCACCTTCCAGGTCCGCACGGAGACCGGCGGGGCCTGGACCGGCTGGTCGGCGATGGCCTACCACGACGAGCACGGGCCCGACCCCGACAGCGCCGAGGCGCGGCGCGCCCGGCCCGGCACCGACGAGCTGCTCGTCGGCGAGGTCGACCGGGTGCAGGTGCGCGTGCGCTCGGAGGCCGGCGTTCCGGACGACATGCGCCTCGCGGTGGTCGACCCCGGCGAGGCCGACGACCTGACCCGCGAGGCGCCCGCGCTGCACGCGACCGGCGGCGACGCCCCGGCCGCCACTGACAGGACTGACACGACTGACACGGCCGCCACGGCCGGCGGCGCGATGGCGCTCAGCGCGGCGGCGTACACCCCTCGCCCGGTCGTCTACTCCCGCGCGCAGTGGGGCGCCAACGAGAAGCTCCGGGGCGCGACCGCCCCGTCGTACTACGAGGTGCACGCCGGCTTCGTGCATCACACGGTCAACGCGAACGAGTACACCCGCGACGAGGTGCCGGGCATCCTCCGCAGCATCTACGCGTACCACACCCAGTCCCGCGGCTGGTCCGACGTGGGCTACAACTTCCTGGTCGACCGGTTCGGCCGGATCTGGGAGGGCCGCTACGGCGGCATCGACCGCCCGGTGGTCGGCGCGCACACCCTCGGCTACAACGAGAACTCCTTCGCCATGTCGGCGATCGGCAACTTCGACGTCAAGCAGCCGAGCAGCGCGATGGTCCAGGCCTACGGCGCGCTCTTCGCCTGGAAGCTGTCGCTGCACGGCGTCGACGCCTCCTCGCCGAGCCAGGTCGTCGGCAAGAAGTCCTTCCGCGCGATCAACGGGCACCGCGACGCGGGCTCGACCGCCTGCCCGGGCCGCTACCTCTACGCCAAGCTCGGCAAGATCCGCGCGCTGGCCGCGCAGGACCAGATCGGCTGGGCCGGCCGCGAGCGCGAGTCGGACCTGGTGGGCACCCCGCACCCCGACCTGCTGGTCCGGAACGCGACCGACGGCCTGGCCTACGTCCTGCCCCTCGTCGCCGACGAGGCCGGCACCGTGTCGACGGCGGCACCGGTGCCGACCGGCATCCGGGTCCGCGGCGCCGACGCGCTGCTCAGCGTGGGTGACTGGGACCGCGACGGCTTCGGCGACATGGTCGTGCGGACCAAGGCCACCGGCGTGCTCAAGCTCCGGCGCGGCGACGGCACGGGCCACTTCTCCAAGGCGGTGCCGATCGGCAGCGGCTTCGGCGGCGTCTCGCTGCTGTCGGCCGCCGGCGACATGACCGGCGACGGGTGGCCCGACCTCCTCGGCCAGCCCGCCGGCGGCGCGATGCGCGTCTACCCGGGCCGCGGCCTCGAGGGCCTCGCCGCGTCGTACGTCGTGCACTCGCGCGTCTCGGCGACCCAGCAGGTCGCGGTGGGCCGCTGGGACGCCGACGGTGCTCCGGACAGCCTGCTGCGGGTGGGGAACAAGCTCACGCTCTACCCGGGCAACGGGCCGGGCGGGCTGACCTCGCCCCGGGCGCTCGGCCTGGCCGTCTCGGCCTACGACTGGCTGGTCGGCGTCAGCGACGTGGGGCTGACCGGGCACGCCGACGTGGTCGCGCGCAGCAGGGCCGACGGACGGCTCTGGCTGCTGCCGGGCACGCCGACGGGGTTCGGCGCCCG